Proteins encoded within one genomic window of Humulus lupulus chromosome 1, drHumLupu1.1, whole genome shotgun sequence:
- the LOC133778209 gene encoding uncharacterized protein LOC133778209 — protein MKKKELQSFDKKQTSQLGVRVLSSFSMVRRKKVHPKPTTIDKGKIKPGSEKEGEGSIAVDDEVPSTELEEIFKDSMAEFPEFGGSIRRDRNMDGDEIQDSGLKWSEQDDGDNDFMTRAKDKWSSFKNLLPNQGGARLKFAEPLVQDGHRIAQVDLEEIAVEASIWNSAVVCMVLGANPPFAIFEGFIKKMWGNLGIEKIARLNVGHTLVKFRDEVTKDLVLENGVLHFDRKPVIVRPWTTELDHLRLVKSVPVWVRLPGLGLQYWGTKCLSALVSTLRRPILVDKVTKDRSMMKFARVLVEIDITDEVPKSIQFMNERGQLMEQLAEFEWLLTQCKNCKVYGHIVSLCNRKKEEIWKPKDQKAGGADGILESPKAHLQSTNVEGVTTHISKTDQEKENQSSSNINVDHEDVWVTPKRVGGVKKLAHKGQNKLKNTYDVLQDKRLEGLKMDDNSVGLGSFLETKLRGEKVEDMMRNYFNGWSFYKGSVNEGRILLVWKSNMLVVDIIQESDQFIHTLIKEFPAAAWLLTGDFNSVFDGDDRLGGRSVTTVEMNDAQSWKALGMADELRSIGSHFTWTNNQAGRARIYSKIYRIFKNEEWIDLFPESVAVIRWDIFSDHCYYLIKTLQEVVSGFKPFRFFNMWIEHAKFKNTVMDCWNKLVNALGLDKVMVQLKRLSRVLRQFNKHEIGDVECNFQAAKERYNRAQTQCQQAPHIDVFQIEEQTTFNMLVQQYRVYDSYLRQRSKVNWLRFGDDNTTYFHACLKQWKEINRITSFVTETGQLVENYEEVVDHFILHFRNALGSHSKTLGSIQNDCFIHGNILSLEHQLALIKPFSRKDVKSAMFSIGSIKSPGPDGYGSGFFKAMWNEIGDDISDAILGFFQQGSLPKGLNNALLTLIPKVPNPTKAVEYRPIACCNALYKCISKMICGRLNLILPVLINQNQGAFFRDRLLAHNILIFQDILKEFRVVLLGGRGLDKGTRFPLCCLCIMEYFTRFLIQATQNKDFKFHPRCKKLSLVSLCFADDLVLFCKGNNTSVQVIQACFKSFSAVSGLTANLEKSRVYFGGLSEKETRDILKELQYAEDTLSFAGKAQLIHFVLLGIRAFWMSIFLLPKKVIAKIDHLCRKFLWGTNRRNDHRSKLHLTAWDQVCLPKQLGGVGFKEGVKWNMVLLAKYIWAVSSKQDVLWVKWIDAIYLKGQSIWDYKLQADVSWYWRKLIKLTTVIKSEILIKATVRNKLNTSKLYGLLVHKDRVHYDHVVWCNLTLPKHRFILWQGTLRHLLTRDNLLKCHLQLPSDLCPTCELQQECHEHLFFQCQFSQMVRHRVAAWLNCDVWPVQYQGWIEWMKGKPKGIQQKILAAGLAAAVYLIWWNRNHCLYNLCSLSVNSVVSLLQKSLFARIKNLPRSKLTSKDVIFLERINLL, from the exons ATGAAGAAAAAAGAGCTCCAATcatttgataaaaaacaaacatCACAGTTAGGCGTGAGGGTTCTCTCTAGCTTCTCCATGGTGAGGCGCAAGAAAGTTCACCCGAAGCCTACTACAATTGACAAGGGAAAGATTAAACCAGGAAGTGAGAAAGAGGGTGAAGGTTCGATAGCAGTGGATGATGAAGTTCCTTCGACTGAATTGGAGGAAATCTTTAAAGATTCTATGGCTGAATTCCCTGAGTTTGGAGGCTCGATTAGGAGAGATCGAAATATGGATGGGGATGAGATTCAAGATTCTGGGTTGAAATGGAGCGAACAAGATGATGGTGACAACGATTTTATGACTCGAGCCAAAGATAAGTGGTCTTCGTTTAAAAATCTGTTACCGAACCAAGGTGGTGCTCGACTGAAATTTGCAGAACCTTTGGTTCAAGATGGCCATCGAATTGCTCAAGTAGATTTGGAGGAAATTGCTGTTGAGGCATCTATTTGGAACTCAGCTGTGGTTTGTATGGTTTTAGGGGCCAATCCCCCTTTTGCAATCtttgaagggttcataaagaaaatGTGGGGAAATTTGGGTATTGAGAAGATTGCAAGGTTAAATGTCGGCCATACTCTTGTtaaattcagagatgaagttaCTAAAGACTTGGTGTTAGAGAATGGGGTTTTGCATTTTGATAGGAAGCCAGTTATTGTGAGACCTTGGACTACTGAATTAGATCATCTGAGGTTAGTCAAATCAGTTCCTGTATGGGTGAGATTACCTGGGTTAGGTTTGCAATATTGGGGAACCAAATGTCTAAGCGCTTTGGTGAGTACTCTTAGGAGACCAATTCTAGTTGATAAGGTCACAAAGGATAGATCTATGATGAAATTTGCCAGGGTTTTAGTGGAGATTGATATAACTGATGAGGTTCCGAAATCTATCCAATTCATGAATGAAAGAGGCCAATTAATGGAACAATTGGCTGAGTTTGAATGGCTTCTAACTCAATGTAAGAATTGCAAAGTTTATGGCCATATTGTGTCTCTCTGTAACAGGAAAAAAGAGGAGATATGGAAACCAAAAGATCAGAAAGCTGGGGGA GCTGATGGCATCTTGGAGAGTCCTAAAGCTCATTTGCAATCAACTAATGTTGAGGGTGTAACTACTCATATATCCAAGACAGATCAGGAAAAGGAGAACCAGAGCTCATCGAACATCAATGTCGATCATGAGGATGTTTGGGTAACACCTAAGAGAGTGGGTGGGGTGAAGAAGCTGGCTCATAAAGGTCAGAACAAATTGAAAAACACTTATGATGTGTTACAGGATAAGAGATTAGAGGGTTTGAAAATGGATGATAAttca GTTGGTTTAGGTTCTTTTCTTGAGACCAAATTAAGGGGAGAAAAAGTGGAGGATATGATGAGGAACTATTTTAATGGTTGGAGCTTTTATAAAGGGAGTGTTAATGAAGGTAGAATTTTACTGGTGTGGAAAAGTAATATGCTGGTTGTGGATATAATTCAAGAAAGTGACCAATTCATTCATACTCTTATTAAAGAG TTTCCTGCTGCTGCTTGGTTACTGACAGGGGATTTCAACTCAGTTTTTGATGGTGATGATAGGCTTGGGGGTCGTTCTGTGACGACAGTTGAAATGAATGATGCTCAAAGTTGGAAAGCTTTAGGTATGGCTGATGAACTTAGGTCTATTGGCTCTCACTTTACTTGGACTAATAACCAAGCTGGTAGGGCTAGGATTTACTCTAAAATATACCGTATTTTTAAGAATGAAGAGTGGATTGATTTGTTCCCTGAGTCCGTTGCTGTTATAAGGTGGGACATTTTTTCAGATCATTGTTACTATCTTATTAAGACTTTACAGGAGGTGGTTTCTGGGTTTAAGCCTTTTAGATTTTTTAACATGTGGATTGAACATGCTAAATTCAAGAATACTGTTATGGATTGTTGGAACAAACTTGTTAATGCTCTTGGGCTTGATAAAGTGATGGTACAACTTAAGAGGTTGTCCCGGGTACTGAGACAGTTTAATAAGCATGAAATAGGAGATGTTGAATGTAATTTTCAGGCTGCTAAGGAGAGGTATAATCGGGCTCAAACTCAATGTCAGCAAGCTCCTCATATTGATGTGTTTCAAATTGAAGAACAGACAACATTTAATATGCTGGTTCAACAGTATAGAGTCTATGACAGTTACCTTAGACAAAGAAGTAAAGTGAATTGGCTTAGATTTGGAGATGATAATACGACTTATTTTCACGCTTGTTTGAAGCAATGGAAGGAAATAAATCGTATAACCTCCTTTGTCACTGAAACCGGGCAATTAGTTGAGAATTATGAAGAGGTGGTGGATCATTTTATACTGCATTTTCGGAATGCTTTGGGCAGTCACAGTAAAACTTTGGGGTCTATCCAAAATGATTGTTTTATACATGGTAATATTCTTTCTCTTGAGCATCAGTTGGCCTTAATAAAACCATTTTCTAGGAAGGATGTTAAAAGTGCTATGTTTAGCATTGGTTCTATCAAGAGTCCGGGACCGGATGGGTATGGTTCGGGTTTCTTTAAAGCAATGTGGAATGAGATTGGTGATGACATTTCAGATGCTATTTTAGGTTTCTTCCAGCAAGGTTCACTTCCTAAAGGTCTAAATAATGCTTTGTTGACATTGATTCCTAAAGTTCCGAATCCCACTAAGGCAGTGGAGTATAGACCTATAGCTTGCTGCAATGCGTTATATAAATGCATTTCGAAGATGATTTGTGGTAGACTGAATTTGATCCTTCCAGTGTTAATAAACCAAAATCAGGGAGCTTTTTTTAGAGATAGACTTTTAGCTCATAATATCCTTATTTTTCAGGATATTCTTAAAG AGTTCAGGGTTGTTTTACTGGGAGGAAGGGGCTTAGACAAAGGGACCCGATTTCCCCTTTGTTGTTTGTGTATCATGGAATACTTTACTAGATTTCTCATCCAAGCTACTCAGAATAAAGATTTTAAGTTTCATCCGAGATGCAAAAAGCTGAGTTTGGTGAGCTTATGCTTTGCGGACGATTTAGTGCTGTTTTGCAAGGGTAACAACACTTCAGTTCAGGTTATTCAAGCttgttttaagtcttttagtgCTGTTTCTGGTTTAACAGCAAATTTGGAGAAATCGAGAGTTTATTTTGGTGGTCTATCTGAGAAAGAAACTAGAGATATTTTGAAGGAGCTTCAGTATGCTGAAG ACACTTTATCCTTTGCTGGAAAAGCTCAGTTGATACATTTTGTGCTTTTGGGGATTAGAGCCTTTTGGATGAGTATCTTCCTTCTCCCTAAGAAAGTTATTGCTAAAATTGATCATCTCTGTAGGAAGTTTCTGTGGGGTACTAATAGGAGGAATGATCACAGGAGTAAGTTGCATCTCACAGCTTGGGATCAAGTGTGTCTTCCTAAACAATTGGGGGGTGTTGGCTTTAAGGAAGGTGTCAAATGGAATATGGTTTTACTTGCTAAATATATATGGGCTGTTTCTTCTAAACAGGATGTTCTTTGGGTTAAGTGGATTGATGCCATTTATCTTAAAGGACAGTCTATTTGGGATTATAAGCTTCAAGCGGATGTGAGCTGGTATTGGCGTAAACTCATTAAGCTAACAACTGTCATCAAGTCTGAGATATTGATCAAGGCAACAGTGAGGAACAAATTGAATACCAGTAAATTGTATGGTCTGTTGGTTCACAAGGACAGAGTTCATTATGATCATGTTGTTTGGTGTAATTTGACTTTGCCCAAGCATAGGTTTATCCTTTGGCAAGGTACTTTGAGGCATTTACTAACTAGAGACAACTTGCTAAAGTGTCACTTACAGCTGCCTTCTGACTTGTGCCCTACGTGTGAATTGCAGCAAGAATGCCATGAGCATCTTTTCTTTCAATGTCAATTCTCCCAAATGGTGAGACATAGAGTTGCTGCTTGGCTGAACTGTGATGTTTGGCCTGTCCAGTACCAGGGATGGATTGAGTGGATGAAGGGGAAACCGAAAGGAATTCAGCAAAAGATTCTAGCTGCTGGTTTAGCAGCTGCGGTTTATTTGATCTGGTGGAATAGGAATCATTGCTTGTATAATCTTTGTTCTCTATCTGTGAACTCGGTTGTTTCTTTGTTGCAAAAGAGCTTATTTGCTAGAATTAAAAATCTGCCTAGATCTAAGCTAACTAGTAAGGATGTAATTTTTCTTGAGAGAATCAATCTCTTGTAA